One part of the Gossypium raimondii isolate GPD5lz chromosome 1, ASM2569854v1, whole genome shotgun sequence genome encodes these proteins:
- the LOC105786322 gene encoding B3 domain-containing protein At2g36080, with protein sequence MEPTQSYQPSMSFFSNIPSSHIEDEYEQFDDHEKEPMFEKPLTPSDVGKLNRLVIPKQHAEKHFPLGGSGGDSVVDNKGLLLSFEDESGKCWRFRYSYWNSSQSYVLTKGWSRYVKEKQLDAGDIILFKRHRLNAERLFIGWRRRGAALDGGNAELGNNSGGVRGGDNGGWSSSRGLYQGNPYPGHIQGQCHGANVPYQHDCLHAGSMAENQGPGGNPKRLLRLFGVNLECHLDDSSEPSTPDSSSVSSQGPTSTHHFYSQSYTSNYMDIGFSRDMNQMNNHRA encoded by the exons ATGGAACCAACCCAAAGCTACCAGCCTTCAATGTCTTTCTTTTCAAACATCCCTTCGTCGCACATCGAAGACGAATACGAACAATTCGACGACCATGAAAAGGAACCCATGTTTGAAAAACCCTTAACTCCCAGCGACGTCGGCAAGTTGAACCGCCTCGTTATCCCCAAACAACACGCCGAGAAACACTTCCCGTTGGGCGGCAGCGGTGGTGACTCGGTGGTCGATAACAAAGGCTTGTTGCTGAGTTTCGAGGACGAGTCAGGCAAGTGTTGGCGTTTCCGTTACTCGTATTGGAATAGTAGCCAAAGCTACGTGTTGACTAAAGGATGGAGCAGATACGTTAAAGAGAAGCAACTCGATGCAGGTgacattattttattcaaacgACATCGTCTCAATGCTGAGAGGTTGTTTATAGGTTGGAGGAGGCGCGGTGCCGCACTGGATGGCGGGAACGCCGAGTTGGGAAATAACAGCGGCGGCGTCCGCGGTGGTGACAATGGTGGGTGGAGCAGTAGTAGAGGATTGTATCAAGGGAATCCTTATCCTGGGCACATTCAAGGCCAATGCCATGGGGCTAACGTGCCATACCAACATGACTGTCTTCATGcag GAAGCATGGCTGAAAATCAAGGGCCAGGTGGGAACCCAAAGAGGCTATTGCGGCTATTTGGGGTGAACCTAGAGTGCCACCTCGATGACTCCTCCGAGCCATCCACGCCCGATAGCTCGTCGGTATCGAGTCAGGGTCCAACGTCCACCCACCACTTTTATTCTCAATCCTACACCTCTAACTACATG GATATTGGTTTCTCAAGAGATATGAACCAGATGAATAATCATAGAGCATAA